The following are encoded together in the Dama dama isolate Ldn47 chromosome 27, ASM3311817v1, whole genome shotgun sequence genome:
- the SOCS6 gene encoding suppressor of cytokine signaling 6, with protein MKKISLKTFRKSFNLSKSKEDAEFMVVQQPALAGDFGKEESLFGSCYGKEMAGCELHSEDEKGGGKNRAKSESLMGTLKRRLSAKQKAKGKGGAAAGGAADEDTFSSSSAPLVFKDARAPRPMRSTSLRSHHYSPTPWPLRPTASEETCIRMEVRVKALVHSPGAGPALNGVRKDFGELRPAAEPACPCPEPPPAPGSPAPAAGDLRLRLGEHVPVVLGLLPQDYLPYTVPLDGSSPMEVSAVPPPPAAGGPCPARRDEDAGRQAPELFGDPPAGGLLAGPAAGVLPSPRAGPDDGPPLSPLLPPLQTDPSQRTFSGLAGPDAHAADSVRCHLNFDPTSAPGVARVYDSVQSSGPLAVTSLTEELKKLARQGWYWGPITRWEAEGKLANVPDGSFLVRDSSDDRYLLSLSFRSHGKTLHTRIEHSNGRFSFYEQPDVEGHTSIVDLIEHSIRDSENGAFCYSRSRLPGSATYPVRLTNPVSRFMQVRSLQYLCRFVIRQYTRIDLIQKLPLPNKMKDYLQEKHY; from the coding sequence ATGAAGAAGATCAGCCTTAAGACCTTCCGGAAATCTTTCAACTTGAGTAAGAGCAAAGAAGACGCGGAATTCATGGTCGTGCAACAGCCAGCACTAGCCGGTGACTTCGGCAAAGAGGAGTCCTTGTTCGGGAGCTGCTACGGGAAGGAGATGGCCGGCTGCGAGCTGCACAGCGAGGACGAAAAGGGCGGCGGCAAGAACCGGGCCAAGAGCGAGAGCCTCATGGGCACGCTCAAGAGGCGGCTGAGCGCCAAGCAGAAGGCCAAGGGCAAGGGCGGCGCGGCGGCGGGGGGCGCGGCGGACGAGGACACGTTCTCGTCCTCGTCGGCGCCGCTGGTGTTCAAGGACGCGCGGGCGCCGCGGCCCATGCGCTCCACGTCGCTGCGCAGCCACCACTACAGCCCCACGCCCTGGCCGCTGCGGCCCACCGCCTCGGAGGAGACGTGCATCCGGATGGAGGTGCGGGTCAAGGCGCTGGTGCACTCGCCCGGCGCCGGCCCGGCCCTCAACGGCGTGCGCAAGGACTTCGGCGAGCTCCGCCCGGCGGCCGAGCCCGCCTGCCCGTGCCCGGAGCCGCCCCCCGCGCCCGGGAGCCCGGCGCCCGCGGCCGGGGACCTGCGCCTGCGCCTGGGCGAGCACGTGCCTGTGGTCCTGGGCCTGCTGCCTCAGGACTACCTCCCGTACACCGTGCCTTTGGACGGCTCCTCCCCGATGGAGGTCTCGGCCGTCCCGCCGCCCCCGGCCGCCGGGGGCCCCTGCCCCGCCCGCCGCGACGAGGACGCCGGGCGCCAGGCGCCCGAGCTCTTCGGCGACCCGCCGGCGGGCGGCCTGCTGGCGGGCCCCGCGGCGGGGGTGCTGCCGAGCCCGCGGGCGGGCCCCGACGACGGGCCCCCCCTCTCCCCGCTGCTACCTCCGCTGCAGACCGACCCGAGCCAAAGGACCTTCTCCGGGCTGGCCGGCCCGGACGCCCACGCGGCCGACAGCGTGCGCTGCCACTTGAATTTCGACCCCACCTCGGCGCCCGGGGTCGCCAGGGTGTACGACTCGGTGCAGAGCAGCGGGCCCCTGGCGGTGACCAGCCTGACGGAGGAGCTCAAGAAGCTGGCCCGGCAGGGCTGGTACTGGGGGCCCATCACGCGCTGGGAGGCGGAGGGCAAGCTGGCCAACGTGCCCGACGGCTCCTTCCTGGTGCGGGACAGCTCGGACGACCGCTACCTGCTCAGCCTGAGCTTCCGCTCGCACGGCAAGACCCTGCACACCCGGATCGAGCACTCGAACGGCCGGTTCAGCTTCTACGAGCAGCCGGACGTGGAGGGGCACACGTCCATCGTGGACCTCATCGAGCACTCCATCAGGGACTCGGAGAACGGCGCCTTCTGCTACTCGCGCTCGCGCCTGCCGGGCTCCGCCACCTACCCCGTGCGGCTCACCAACCCGGTGTCGCGCTTCATGCAGGTGCGCTCGCTGCAGTACCTGTGCCGCTTCGTCATCCGCCAGTACACCCGGATAGACCTGATCCAGAAGCTGCCCCTGCCCAACAAAATGAAGGATTACCTACAGGAGAAGCACTACTGA